The following is a genomic window from Polaribacter atrinae.
AGTCGAATATGCCAATAGAAAATTTATTAGGTTTTACCATGTTCTGTAAAAATAAAAAAACCTACTGAATTTCAGTAGGTTTTAATTTGTAATATTAAGTAGTTTTATTAAAAACCTAATTTAGCTTTTACAGCATCAAATAAGTCTTCACCTTTTTTAACTAATAAACCTTTACCTACAGAAGCGTCTAAAACATAAACTACATTTTTAGAGGCAGCTACAGCATCGATTGCAGTTTGAGCTTTTTCTATAATTGGTTGTAACCCTTCATTTTGTTTTTTCTGCATATCTTGGTAAGCAAATCTTCTTGCTTGTTCTATTTTTGCAGCTTCTTGTTGTAATTCTTGAGCTCTTTGATCATTAGTCTCGTTTGTTTGACCTTTAGACTCAGCAACATATTTTTGTCTTGTTGCTTCAATTTTCTTTTCCATTCCTGTAATCTCATCTTGGTAAGTTTTACCAAGCTTCTCCATGTCTAATTTTAGGGTCTTAGTTTGAGGCATTTCTGCAACTAATTTTTCAAAGTCTATATGACCTATTTTTTGTGCATTTGTAACACCTGCTAGTCCTAAAGTAAATACAGCGATTAATAGTAACGATTTTAAATTTTTCATTCTTGTTTTAATTTAATTATTATTCTTGTTCTTCTTTTTGTTCTTCTTTTTTCTTTTTTAGAGCTTCTTTCTTGGCTCTTAACAACGCTCTTTTAGCTTCTCGTTCTTGTAAAAGTTTTTCTCTTTTTTCAGCTATTAATTTCTTTTTTGCTTCTACATCTGCAATTCTCTTTGCTTGTGCTTCTTCTTTTTTTGTAATAGCTTCTTTTTGTCTATCTGTTAACTCGTTTTGAGGAGCCAGATTTCTCTCTTCTCTCTGTTTGTCTTTTTCTGCGATTAATCTACTTCTATCTATCGTTGCCAAAACAAGGTCGCTAATATCGTATTTTTTATTTGAATATAGCATTACCAAGTCACTAGATTTATCAAAAACAAAGTCATAATTTTTTCTTAAAGAAATACTTTGTATTGCATTGTAAACTTGATCTTGAATTGGTTTTACCAATTGTTTTCTAACAGAAAACATATCTCCATTTGGTCCAAAGTATAAAGACTCTAGTCTTCTTAATTCTACTTGCTTTAAACTAATTTCTTCTTCTTTTTCTTCAATTAAATCTTTTGTTAGAATTGCTTTTTCGTTTGCTAAATCTGTTTTTAAGATTTCTATATGTCTAGCTTGTTCATCTAATTTTTTTCTCCATTTTGCAACTTTAGCATCAAGGGTGTTTTGCGCATCTAGATATTCTGGAACATTTTCTAGAATATATTCCATATCTATATAAGCAATTAATTGATTTCTTTGTGACCAAGAAAATGTAACACTAAGAAAAAGAACGACTAATAAAAATATTTTTTTCATTTGTATAATGTATTTAGAAAAAACCGTGCCAAAAAAACTTTTCCTTTACAAAGTTACAGTTTTATTAGAATTGTTTTCCAATTATAAAGTGTGTTTGCCAACCAGATTTTGTAGTTTGTCCAGGTAATGGATCAAAACCATGTGCAAAATCGATTCCTAATAAACCAAATGCAGGCATAAATATTCTTACACCAACACCAGCTGAACGTTTTAAGTCAAACGGATTAAATTCATCAAAATTGTCATAAGAATTACCAGCTTCTAAGAAACCTAGTGTATAAATAGATGCAGAAGGTGCATCTGTAATTGAGTAACGTAATTCTAACTGAAATTTATTATAAATAGTACCTCCATAATTAGATGAAAGTCCACTGTTTTCATATCCTCTTAAACCTACTGTTTCTCTACCATCTAATTGGTAAGCAGCAATACCATCTCCACCAACAAAATAACGCTCTACAGGGGTTGCACCTAGTTCACTGTTATAAGAACCTAAGTATCCTGCTTCTGCATTGGTCATTAAAACCAATTTATCTGTAAATGCAGTATACCATTTTCCTTTAAAGTTTAATTTATAGTATTCTAACCACTTGTATTTGTCTACAGCGTCTAAATCACTATCGTTATAATCTTTATTATTCAACAAAGAATAAGGGAATGTTGCTTTTGCTCCAACTGTAAATTCAGATCCGTATGTAGGAAATATTAAACTTGGTCCTGCAGAATTTCTTGATAAAGAAATGTTATATGAAAGGTTGTTTAATGTACCGTTGTTTAAGTTTAAACCTGCTAAACCAAAATTATAATTGTTAGATTTTAATGCTTGGTAACTGATAGATTGCGATAATTGGAAAAAATCATCTGGCCATTTTAAACGTTGTCCCAATCCTACAGAAGCTCCAATAATTCCTAAACTTTTACTTTTATCTACATCATAAGTAGTATAATCTAATTGATATTGATTAGATGAATATACAGAAAAAGATAATGATTTTGGTTTTTTACCACCTAACCATGGTTCTGTAAAAGAAAAACTATACGTATTGTATGTTCTACTTGTTTGTAACCTTAAAGATAATGTTTGACCATCTCCCATTGGTAAAGGTTTGTAAGCCTCTTTATTAAAAATATTTTTGATAGAAAAGTTGTTGAATGATAAACCTAAAGTTCCAATAAAAGAACCACCACCGTAACCACCTTGTAATTCTATTTGACTACCTCCTTTTTCTACAACAGAAAAGTCTATATCTGTTGTTTTGTTTTGGTAATCTGGTATTACATCTGGAGAAACATTAGAGTCAAAGAAACCTAATTGACCAATTTCTCTAATAGATCTAATAATGGCACTTCTGCTAAATAAATCTCCCGGTTTTACACGTAGTTCTCTAAACAATACATGGTCATTGGTTTTTTCATTACCAGAAACAGTTACTTTTTTAATACGAGCTTTTTCATCTTCTCTAATTCTAATTTCTACTGTAATAGAATCATTTTCTACTTTGGTTTCTACAGCATTTACAGAAGAGAATAAAAAACCGTTATCTTGGTATAGTGTAGAAATATCTTGAGATGTTGGGCTACCATCACCTTTAACGCGCTCTTCTAAAACAGCACCATTATACACATCACCTTTTTCTATTTTTAAATATAGTTGAAGTTGTTCTGCAGTATATTCTTTATTTCCAACAAATAATATTTCTGCAAATCGGTATTGTCTACCTTCTTCTAACTCTATGTCAATGTTGATAGTGTTATCATCATTCCAACTAATTTTATCACTAAGAATACGAGCATCTCTGTATCCTAATCTACTATATTTATCTAAAATACTTTCTAAATCTTCTTGAAAATCTTCTTCGATATATTTAGATCCTTTCCAAAAACGCCCTAAAAGTTTTTGTTTTGTATTCTTCATTGCTTTTCTAAGATTTTTCCCAGAAAGCGCTTTATTTCCTACAAAATTAATATCCTTAATTTTAATTTTTTTGCCTTTATCAATAAAAATAGCCATATTAACAATGTTAATATCAGATGTATCTTTTTTAACATCTAAATTAACTTTAGTTTTTAGGAAACCTTTATCTGTATATTTTTTTGTGAAGTAATTTTTAGTAGTAACAATAAGGTTATCAGTAACCATTGCACCTTTCTTTAATTCAGCGTCTTTTTGAAGTTCTTTTGCTTTTCCTTTTTTAATACCTGCAATTGTAATGTTGTTTAATTGAGGTAACTCTAATACATCAAACTGAAGATAAACCGTATTTCCGTCTAATCTAGCAAGGTAAACGTCTACATTACTAAACTGTTTACTTTCGTATAGTTTTTTAATAGCACTTGTAAGTTTGTCTCCTGGAAGTTTAATAGGTTGCCCATTTCTTAAGCCTGTAAAAACTCTAACAGTTTCTTCACTAAACTTTTTTAAACCGGTTACACTTATGCTTCCTAGTATATATTCCTTCCCTTTTTCGAAGGAAGTACCTTTAGTAGAAGTAGTGTCTATTTTTACTGTTGATAAACTATCTAGTTCAGTTTGTGCTTTAGCACTAAAAGTAAAAAATAATGCTGTTAGCATTATTGTAGCAGAAAATAATTTCATATAAAATTTATTCTGTAATTTGTTCGCTTGTTTTTCCAAATCTTCGTTCTCTATTCTGATAGTCTATGATTGCATCGTAAAAATGCTCTTCTCTAAAATCTGGCCAAAGTATATCTGTAAAATATAATTCGGCATATGCCATTTGCCATAATAAGAAATTACTAATGCGTTGTTCTCCACTAGTTCTTATCATTAAATCTACGTCGGGCAAATTAAACGTATATAAATGGTTATTTATAGTGTTTTCATCTATTTCTTCAATATTAAGCTCTTTATTAACAACTTTTTTAGATATATTTTTAATTGTATTAACAATTTCTTCTCTTGATCCATAGCTTAAAGCAAAAGTTAATACAATATCTGTGTTGTCTTTTGTTTGAGAAATTACATCTCCCAAAACTTTTTGAGCTTTTTTAGGTAAGCTTTCTATAGCTCCAATTGCGTTTACTTTTACTCCATTTTTCATGAAGCCTGGTAATTCTTTTTTTAAAGAATTAATTAATAAACTCATTAAAGCGTCTACTTCTAATTTAGGTCGGTTCCAGTTTTCTGTAGAAAAAGCATATAAAGTAATTGCGTCTACATTTATTTGTGAGGCTGCACTAACAGATTCTCTAACAGCGGTTAAGGCGTTTCTATGTCCGAAAATTCTATTCATTCCTTTACCTTTAGCCCAACGACCATTACCATCCATTATAATGGCAACATGTTTTGGCGTTCTTTGCAAGTCGATTAGTAATTTTTTATCCATAGTTTTTTTTAAAATCCGTTTGTATAACAAGCTGGCCTACCAAAGGTATAGATTAAAGAAACTCCTGTAAACATGTACCAATCATTACCTGTGCCTTCTAAATTTACATTTGGTGTATCTTTAGAAAGGTAGTCTAAACCATCTTCAAATGTATATCTAAATTTTGCTTCAATAGCCAACGCTAAAGTACCATATAATTTAGACTTATAACCAAAACCGAAAGGAATGGCCAAAGACGTTTTCTTCTCAAATTTTTCTATTCCTCCTGTTGTTAAGTATGAACTTACGTTTGTATGATTAAAAACAGCCAATTCTAAGATTAGGTAAGGAGTCCAAGTTTTATCATAAGAAGATAAATCATACTCATAGAAATTATATTCGATACCAGCAGCTAATTCATTGATATTGTTAGAAAACTTGTATGTTTTTCCGCTAGCGTCTAATCGATCTCTTCTAAAACCAGTGTCTGCATCTGCATCATTACCAGAAATTGGTAAAAAACTGTAAGTTGCTCTTAAAGCAATTCTAGGATTCCAATTGTATTTATATGTAAGTCCTCCTGCTAGTTGGTTTGGATAAAAATAGTAGTTTTTACCAATATCCCCAACATAGTTAGTACCTCCAATAGTTAGGCCTACTTCATGAAGTTGCCCCAAGAAAATAGAGGTAAAACTTACAAATACATAAAATAATATTCTTTTTTTCATTATAAAATAGTGGGCAAATATAGAAATTTCAAATTGCTTTATAAAGTTAATATATAGTCTTTTTTGAATAACAACTTTTTTAAAGAAATATTGTAAGTGCTTTGTTAAACATTTGTTTTGTTTCTAATGTCTTCTCCCCATAAAAGTTTACTTCTTAATGTCTTTAAAAAGGATTGATTTTTAGGTAAAATACTTTTTATTGTGAAGTCTGTTTTCTTTACAAAAATCTTAGTATTGTTTGGTACACTTGTTACCCTAGAATCTAATGATATTAAAAAGCTTTTTTCTCTAGAGTCTACATTTAACTCTACTTTAGTTTCGTCAGAGATTACTATTGGTCTTGCATTAAGGTTATGCGGTGCAATTGGCGTAATTACTATGTTTTTAGAATCTGGCAAAATTACAGGTCCGTTACAGCTTAACGAATACCCTGTAGAGCCTGTTGGTGTAGATATAATTAATCCATCTGCCCAGTAATTGGTTAGGTATTCACCGTTTAAATAGGTTTTTACCCCAATCATAGAAGTGGTGTTCTTTTTGGCAATGGTTACTTCGTTTAAAGCAAAATTTAACTCTTCAAAATCTTTTGTTTTAGGCTCTGTTTTAACAGATAAAAGAGTTCTTTCTTGTATGGTATATTCGCCTTTTAAAACCAAATTGATACTTTCTTCAATAACGTCTTTAGCAACGATGGCTAAAAAACCTAACCTACCTGTATTAATACCTAATATAGGAATGTCTAAATCTCTAATATGGGTTGCAGAACGTAAAAAGGTACCGTCTCCACCCAGTGTAAGCATTATATCAAAAGTATTGTCTAAATCATTAAAGTTATCAAATGATTTGTAGGAATCTTCCAGTATCTTGTTTTCTGTTAAAAGGTTGTAAAACTCATGTTCAATATAAAAATCAATCTTATTATTTTGTAAAACGTGTATTAAGGTTTTAACCTCTTTTTCTGATGTAATCGCGTAAGATTGACCGTAAATTGCTGCTTTTTTCAATATTTTGTTTTTTTAGTAAATGCCTTGTTAAAGGTTTACATTTCTAAGTATTTCTGTAAATATTCAGACCTACTTTTTAAATCTTCTAAATAGATATCATTTTCATGCATAGATATAATTTTATAATCATACCTTCTAAAAGTTTGCATAATTTCATTTATTTCTTCGGATATTACTTTGATAGTAACTTGTACGCTATCTAATTTTTTTTCTGAGATATATAAACCTAATAATTGGCCGCCACTAGCTTCTATAATCTGTACAACTTGGCTCATAGAATAATCATTTCTTAGTTTTTCTACAATTAAAGTTTCGCTTTCTTCAACCATAAATGGGCTTGTAGAAAAAACATCTAAAACATCACGCAAATCAAAATACCCCATATAATCTTTAGTTTCATTT
Proteins encoded in this region:
- a CDS encoding OmpH family outer membrane protein, which translates into the protein MKNLKSLLLIAVFTLGLAGVTNAQKIGHIDFEKLVAEMPQTKTLKLDMEKLGKTYQDEITGMEKKIEATRQKYVAESKGQTNETNDQRAQELQQEAAKIEQARRFAYQDMQKKQNEGLQPIIEKAQTAIDAVAASKNVVYVLDASVGKGLLVKKGEDLFDAVKAKLGF
- a CDS encoding OmpH family outer membrane protein; this translates as MKKIFLLVVLFLSVTFSWSQRNQLIAYIDMEYILENVPEYLDAQNTLDAKVAKWRKKLDEQARHIEILKTDLANEKAILTKDLIEEKEEEISLKQVELRRLESLYFGPNGDMFSVRKQLVKPIQDQVYNAIQSISLRKNYDFVFDKSSDLVMLYSNKKYDISDLVLATIDRSRLIAEKDKQREERNLAPQNELTDRQKEAITKKEEAQAKRIADVEAKKKLIAEKREKLLQEREAKRALLRAKKEALKKKKEEQKEEQE
- the bamA gene encoding outer membrane protein assembly factor BamA, translated to MKLFSATIMLTALFFTFSAKAQTELDSLSTVKIDTTSTKGTSFEKGKEYILGSISVTGLKKFSEETVRVFTGLRNGQPIKLPGDKLTSAIKKLYESKQFSNVDVYLARLDGNTVYLQFDVLELPQLNNITIAGIKKGKAKELQKDAELKKGAMVTDNLIVTTKNYFTKKYTDKGFLKTKVNLDVKKDTSDINIVNMAIFIDKGKKIKIKDINFVGNKALSGKNLRKAMKNTKQKLLGRFWKGSKYIEEDFQEDLESILDKYSRLGYRDARILSDKISWNDDNTINIDIELEEGRQYRFAEILFVGNKEYTAEQLQLYLKIEKGDVYNGAVLEERVKGDGSPTSQDISTLYQDNGFLFSSVNAVETKVENDSITVEIRIREDEKARIKKVTVSGNEKTNDHVLFRELRVKPGDLFSRSAIIRSIREIGQLGFFDSNVSPDVIPDYQNKTTDIDFSVVEKGGSQIELQGGYGGGSFIGTLGLSFNNFSIKNIFNKEAYKPLPMGDGQTLSLRLQTSRTYNTYSFSFTEPWLGGKKPKSLSFSVYSSNQYQLDYTTYDVDKSKSLGIIGASVGLGQRLKWPDDFFQLSQSISYQALKSNNYNFGLAGLNLNNGTLNNLSYNISLSRNSAGPSLIFPTYGSEFTVGAKATFPYSLLNNKDYNDSDLDAVDKYKWLEYYKLNFKGKWYTAFTDKLVLMTNAEAGYLGSYNSELGATPVERYFVGGDGIAAYQLDGRETVGLRGYENSGLSSNYGGTIYNKFQLELRYSITDAPSASIYTLGFLEAGNSYDNFDEFNPFDLKRSAGVGVRIFMPAFGLLGIDFAHGFDPLPGQTTKSGWQTHFIIGKQF
- a CDS encoding isoprenyl transferase, whose product is MDKKLLIDLQRTPKHVAIIMDGNGRWAKGKGMNRIFGHRNALTAVRESVSAASQINVDAITLYAFSTENWNRPKLEVDALMSLLINSLKKELPGFMKNGVKVNAIGAIESLPKKAQKVLGDVISQTKDNTDIVLTFALSYGSREEIVNTIKNISKKVVNKELNIEEIDENTINNHLYTFNLPDVDLMIRTSGEQRISNFLLWQMAYAELYFTDILWPDFREEHFYDAIIDYQNRERRFGKTSEQITE
- a CDS encoding DUF6089 family protein: MKKRILFYVFVSFTSIFLGQLHEVGLTIGGTNYVGDIGKNYYFYPNQLAGGLTYKYNWNPRIALRATYSFLPISGNDADADTGFRRDRLDASGKTYKFSNNINELAAGIEYNFYEYDLSSYDKTWTPYLILELAVFNHTNVSSYLTTGGIEKFEKKTSLAIPFGFGYKSKLYGTLALAIEAKFRYTFEDGLDYLSKDTPNVNLEGTGNDWYMFTGVSLIYTFGRPACYTNGF
- a CDS encoding NAD kinase; this encodes MKKAAIYGQSYAITSEKEVKTLIHVLQNNKIDFYIEHEFYNLLTENKILEDSYKSFDNFNDLDNTFDIMLTLGGDGTFLRSATHIRDLDIPILGINTGRLGFLAIVAKDVIEESINLVLKGEYTIQERTLLSVKTEPKTKDFEELNFALNEVTIAKKNTTSMIGVKTYLNGEYLTNYWADGLIISTPTGSTGYSLSCNGPVILPDSKNIVITPIAPHNLNARPIVISDETKVELNVDSREKSFLISLDSRVTSVPNNTKIFVKKTDFTIKSILPKNQSFLKTLRSKLLWGEDIRNKTNV
- a CDS encoding CBS domain-containing protein; translation: MNDYLLDQIKPLRLKDTVKSAQKVFINYHITHFPVIENNKLLGSFAEEDIQTLENNEEELVEHAHLLNSFFADEKATVLELLKIFADNDTNIIPVLNETKDYMGYFDLRDVLDVFSTSPFMVEESETLIVEKLRNDYSMSQVVQIIEASGGQLLGLYISEKKLDSVQVTIKVISEEINEIMQTFRRYDYKIISMHENDIYLEDLKSRSEYLQKYLEM